Proteins encoded within one genomic window of Gadus macrocephalus chromosome 16, ASM3116895v1:
- the LOC132474562 gene encoding uncharacterized protein LOC132474562, with the protein MSESSSGVNTSSGSFPKSHSSQYSDLSVKHTPPSVEHSPDSGVVSTPLPSSRFRFVSWHRLEQSDVRGNQLTCPRVREGPPEEERSIREEGDVLQERWGRRRRRTEELEGQRWEERLQENWENCLELNLSYQDLGDPFQRDNFFRILRRLIRVEKLQLVDNSLTDLSSVCLPRCRVLNLQRNHLVCLRRQLPKLPALEHLCLSDNAISSLGGLGAALGGAPLHSLTLSRNPVTFTQDYRSRVFSCLPKLQVLDGIPKLPEDSLPPKLHFPETTRMCNIL; encoded by the exons ATGTCAGAAAG ttcctCAGGTGTGAATACTAGCAGTGGCAGTTTTCCTAAGTCCCACTCCTCCCAGTACTCCGACCTCAGCGTCAAGCACACCCCGCCCTCTGTGGAGCACAGTCCTGACTCTGGAGTCGTTAGTACACCT CTGCCATCCAGCCGGTTTCGCTTTGTGTCCTGGCATCGCCTGGAGCAAAGTGATGTCAGAGGGAACCAGCTGACCTGCCCACGGGTGAGAGAAG GGCCGCCAGAGGAGGAACGGTCAATCCGAGAAGAGGGGGATGTTCTCCAGGAGcgttgggggaggaggaggaggaggacagaggagctggaggggcagagatgggaggagaggctTCAAGAAAACTGGGAAAACTGTCTG GAGCTGAATCTGTCCTACCAGGACCTCGGAGATCCATTCCAGCGGGACAACTTCTTTCGGATCCTCCGTCGCCTGATCCGCGTGGAGAAGCTGCAACTGGTGGACAACTCCCTCACCGACCTGAGTTCTGTCTGCCTGCCAAG GTGCAGAGTCCTCAACCTGCAACGCAACCACCTGGTGTGTCTGCGGCGTCAGCTGCCAAAGCTCCCAGCCCTGGAGCACCTGTGCCTGTCCGACAACGCCATCAGCtccctgggggggctgggggccgcTCTGGGGGGCGCCCCACTGCACTCGCTGACCCTCAGCCGCAACCCAGTGACCTTCACTCAGGACTATCGCTCACG GGTCTTCTCCTGTTTGCCAAAGCTACAGGTACTGGATGGCATCCCTAAGCTTCCAGAGGATTCTCTGCCTCCCAAACTACATTTCCCAGAAACCACCAGGATGTGTAACATCTTGTGA